In one window of Burkholderia cenocepacia DNA:
- the gyrA gene encoding DNA gyrase subunit A, with amino-acid sequence MDQFAKETLPTSLEEEMRRSYLDYAMSVIVGRALPDVRDGLKPVHRRVLFAMHELNNDWNRAYKKSARIVGDVIGKYHPHGDTAVYDTIVRMAQDFSLRYMLIDGQGNFGSIDGDNAAAMRYTEIRMAKIGHELLADIDKETVDFEPNYDGNEMQPSVLPSRIPNLLINGSSGIAVGMATNIPPHNLNEVVDACQHLLGNPEATIDELIEIIPAPDFPTAGIIYGVAGVRDGYRTGRGRVVMRAATHFEEIDRGQRMAIIVDELPYQVNKRSLLERIAELVNEKKLEGISDIRDESDKSGMRVVIELKRGEVPEVVLNNLYKATQLQDTFGMNMVALVDGQPKLLNLKEILQCFLSHRREVLTRRTIYELRKARERGHVLEGLAVALANIDEFIAIIKAAPTPPIAKQELMAKPWDSSLVREMLTRAESENAAAGGRSAYRPEGLNPAFGMQTDGLYRLSDTQAQEILQMRLQRLTGLEQDKIIGEYRDVMAQIADLLDILARPERITTMIGDELTSVKAEFGDARRSKIELNATELNTEDLITPQDMVVTMSHAGYVKSQPLSEYRAQKRGGRGKQATQMKEDDWIETLFIANTHDYILCFSNRGRVYWVKVYEVPQGSRNSRGRPIVNMFPLQEGEKINVVLPVKEFSADKFIFMATSLGTVKKTPLEAFSRPMKKGIIAVGLDEGDYLIGASITDGAHDVMLFSDAGKAVRFDENDVRPMGREARGVRGMQLEDGQQVIAMLVAGSEEQTVLTATENGYGKRTPITEYTRHGRGTKGMIAIQTSERNGKVVAATLVDAEDQIMLITTAGVLIRTRVSEVREMGRATQGVTLISLDEGTKLSGLQQIAEAEEGEGEADEASDGEA; translated from the coding sequence ATGGATCAATTCGCCAAAGAGACCCTGCCCACCTCCCTAGAGGAGGAAATGCGCCGTTCGTATCTCGATTACGCGATGAGCGTGATCGTCGGACGTGCCCTCCCGGATGTCCGCGATGGCCTCAAGCCCGTGCACCGGCGCGTGTTGTTCGCGATGCACGAACTGAACAACGACTGGAACCGCGCGTACAAGAAGTCGGCGCGTATCGTCGGTGACGTGATCGGTAAATACCACCCTCACGGCGATACCGCGGTCTACGACACGATCGTGCGGATGGCGCAGGACTTCTCGCTGCGCTACATGCTGATCGACGGGCAGGGCAACTTCGGCTCGATCGACGGCGACAATGCCGCGGCGATGCGTTACACCGAAATTCGCATGGCGAAGATCGGTCACGAACTGCTTGCCGACATCGACAAGGAAACGGTCGATTTCGAGCCGAACTACGACGGCAACGAAATGCAGCCGTCGGTCCTGCCGTCGCGCATTCCGAACCTGCTGATCAACGGCTCGTCGGGCATCGCGGTCGGCATGGCGACCAACATCCCGCCGCACAACCTGAACGAAGTCGTCGACGCGTGCCAGCACCTGCTCGGCAACCCGGAAGCGACGATCGACGAGCTGATCGAGATCATCCCGGCGCCGGACTTCCCGACGGCCGGCATCATCTACGGCGTCGCCGGCGTGCGCGACGGCTACCGCACCGGGCGCGGCCGCGTCGTGATGCGGGCGGCCACGCACTTCGAGGAGATCGACCGCGGCCAGCGGATGGCGATCATCGTCGACGAGCTGCCGTATCAGGTGAACAAGCGCTCGCTGCTCGAGCGGATCGCCGAGCTCGTCAACGAGAAGAAGCTCGAAGGCATTTCCGACATCCGCGACGAGTCCGACAAGAGCGGCATGCGCGTCGTGATCGAGCTCAAGCGCGGCGAAGTGCCGGAAGTGGTGCTGAACAACCTGTACAAGGCGACGCAGCTGCAGGACACGTTCGGCATGAACATGGTCGCGCTCGTCGACGGCCAGCCGAAGCTGCTGAACCTGAAGGAAATCCTGCAGTGCTTCCTGTCGCACCGACGCGAAGTGCTGACGCGCCGCACGATCTACGAACTGCGCAAGGCCCGCGAACGTGGCCACGTGCTCGAAGGTCTCGCGGTCGCGCTCGCGAACATCGACGAGTTCATCGCGATCATCAAGGCCGCGCCGACGCCGCCGATCGCGAAGCAGGAACTGATGGCGAAGCCGTGGGATTCGTCGCTCGTGCGCGAGATGCTGACGCGCGCCGAGAGCGAGAACGCGGCGGCCGGCGGTCGTTCCGCGTACCGTCCGGAAGGCCTGAACCCGGCATTCGGGATGCAGACCGACGGCCTGTACCGCCTGTCCGACACGCAGGCGCAGGAAATCCTGCAGATGCGCCTGCAGCGCCTGACCGGCCTCGAGCAGGACAAGATCATCGGCGAGTACCGCGACGTGATGGCACAGATCGCCGACCTGCTGGACATCCTCGCGCGCCCCGAGCGGATCACGACGATGATCGGCGACGAGCTGACCTCGGTGAAGGCCGAATTCGGTGATGCGCGCCGCTCGAAGATCGAGCTGAACGCGACCGAGCTGAACACCGAGGATCTGATCACGCCGCAGGACATGGTCGTCACGATGTCGCATGCGGGCTACGTGAAGTCGCAGCCGCTGTCCGAGTACCGTGCGCAGAAGCGCGGCGGTCGCGGCAAGCAGGCGACGCAGATGAAGGAAGACGACTGGATCGAGACGCTCTTCATCGCGAACACGCACGACTACATCCTGTGCTTCTCGAACCGCGGCCGCGTGTACTGGGTCAAGGTCTATGAAGTGCCGCAGGGCTCGCGCAACTCGCGCGGCCGCCCGATCGTCAACATGTTCCCGCTGCAGGAAGGCGAGAAGATCAACGTCGTGCTGCCGGTCAAGGAATTCTCGGCCGACAAGTTCATTTTCATGGCGACGTCGCTCGGCACCGTGAAGAAGACGCCGCTCGAAGCGTTCAGCCGCCCGATGAAGAAGGGCATCATCGCGGTCGGCCTCGACGAGGGCGACTACCTGATCGGTGCGTCGATCACCGACGGCGCGCACGACGTGATGCTGTTCTCCGATGCCGGCAAGGCCGTGCGTTTCGACGAGAACGACGTGCGTCCGATGGGGCGCGAGGCGCGCGGCGTGCGCGGCATGCAGCTCGAGGACGGGCAGCAGGTCATCGCGATGCTGGTTGCCGGCAGCGAGGAGCAGACCGTGCTCACCGCAACCGAAAACGGCTACGGCAAGCGCACGCCGATCACCGAGTACACGCGCCATGGCCGTGGTACGAAGGGTATGATCGCGATCCAGACGTCCGAGCGCAACGGCAAGGTCGTGGCTGCCACGCTCGTCGACGCCGAGGATCAGATCATGCTGATCACGACGGCCGGCGTGTTGATTCGCACCCGCGTATCCGAGGTTCGCGAGATGGGGCGTGCCACGCAAGGTGTTACACTCATCAGTCTCGATGAGGGCACCAAGCTCTCTGGCCTGCAGCAGATCGCGGAGGCCGAAGAGGGAGAGGGCGAGGCCGACGAGGCGTCGGACGGCGAAGCCTGA
- a CDS encoding substrate-binding domain-containing protein, translated as MIRIECDAYLTVRDTEGRSASLSDVAPLLELVAETGSIAQAAQAKGLSYRHAWGMLRALESCIGGELIETARGKGSTLSALGQAVVDAQRLARSRLDGNLRTLAAEVASELNRRLAQRDGAVRIHASHGYAVATLVSALVDAQAAVDIKYRESVEAVQALARGECDLAGFHLPRGAFRAQCAQIYRPWFDDTRHVLIHLTRRQQGLFVPRGNPKQVRGLADLARSDIRFVNRQPGSGTRMLLDLALRAIGIDPERIDGYASAELTHSAIAAFVASGMADLGFGVEPAARHFGLDFIPVVDEDYYFACERARLDVRPLADVLALLRDARFVERVAHLDGYDPAACGALEPIATGLAGSDGTSVPDRNSP; from the coding sequence TTGATTCGGATCGAATGCGACGCGTATCTGACCGTACGCGACACGGAAGGCCGCTCGGCCAGTCTGTCCGACGTCGCTCCGCTGCTGGAGCTCGTGGCGGAGACGGGCAGCATCGCGCAGGCCGCGCAAGCCAAGGGGCTGTCGTACCGGCACGCGTGGGGCATGCTCCGCGCGCTGGAATCGTGCATCGGCGGGGAGTTGATCGAAACCGCGCGCGGCAAGGGTTCGACGTTGTCGGCGCTGGGGCAGGCCGTCGTCGATGCGCAGCGTCTGGCACGCAGCCGCCTCGACGGGAATCTGCGCACGCTCGCGGCCGAGGTGGCCAGTGAGCTGAACCGGCGGCTCGCGCAGCGCGACGGCGCCGTGCGCATTCATGCGTCGCATGGTTATGCGGTCGCGACGCTGGTCTCCGCGCTCGTCGATGCGCAGGCGGCCGTCGACATCAAATATCGCGAGAGCGTCGAGGCCGTGCAGGCGCTCGCGCGCGGCGAATGCGACCTCGCAGGCTTCCATTTGCCGCGCGGCGCGTTTCGCGCGCAGTGCGCGCAAATCTACCGGCCCTGGTTCGACGACACACGCCACGTGCTGATCCACCTGACGCGCCGCCAGCAGGGGCTGTTCGTGCCGCGCGGCAATCCGAAGCAAGTGCGCGGGCTGGCGGATCTGGCGCGCAGCGACATCCGCTTCGTCAATCGCCAGCCGGGGTCGGGCACGCGCATGCTGCTGGATCTCGCATTGCGCGCGATCGGCATCGATCCGGAGCGTATCGACGGCTATGCGTCGGCCGAACTCACGCATTCGGCGATCGCGGCGTTCGTCGCGAGCGGCATGGCCGATCTCGGTTTCGGCGTCGAGCCGGCCGCCCGTCACTTCGGGCTCGACTTCATCCCGGTCGTCGACGAGGATTACTACTTCGCGTGCGAACGTGCGCGGCTCGATGTGCGGCCGCTCGCCGATGTGCTGGCGCTGCTGCGCGACGCGCGGTTCGTCGAGCGCGTCGCGCATCTCGACGGCTACGATCCGGCCGCGTGCGGCGCGCTGGAACCCATCGCGACAGGGCTTGCCGGCAGCGACGGCACGAGCGTGCCGGACCGCAATTCTCCGTAA
- the serC gene encoding 3-phosphoserine/phosphohydroxythreonine transaminase yields MRVFNFSAGPAAMPEEVLRQAADEMLDWHGSGMSVMEMSHRGKEFMSIHEAALTDLRDLLGVPASHRILFLQGGGIAENAIVPMNLLGARKTADFVVTGSWSQKSFGEAKKFCTPHLAASGKTEAGFTRAPARAEWQLSDDPAYVHLCTNETIDGVETFEIPDLGDVPLVADVSSHILSRPMDVAKYGVLFGGAQKNIGMAGVTVVIVREDLLDRALSICPSAFEWKTIAANNSLYNTPPTYAIYIAGLVFQWLKRQGGLEAIEARNIEKSKLLYDTIDASSFYLNKVEPAARSRMNVPFFLADETRNEDFLAGAKARGLLQLKGHKSVGGMRASIYNAVPLEGVKALVEYMKDFEQRGA; encoded by the coding sequence ATGCGCGTCTTTAATTTCTCCGCCGGCCCTGCGGCGATGCCCGAGGAAGTGCTGCGGCAGGCCGCCGACGAAATGCTCGACTGGCATGGCAGCGGCATGAGCGTGATGGAGATGAGCCATCGCGGCAAGGAATTCATGTCGATCCACGAGGCCGCGCTGACCGATCTGCGCGACCTGCTCGGCGTGCCGGCGAGCCACCGGATCCTGTTCCTGCAGGGCGGCGGCATCGCGGAAAACGCGATCGTGCCGATGAACCTGCTCGGTGCGCGCAAGACGGCCGACTTCGTCGTGACGGGTTCGTGGTCGCAGAAATCGTTCGGCGAGGCGAAGAAGTTCTGCACGCCGCATCTCGCCGCGAGCGGCAAGACGGAGGCCGGCTTCACGCGTGCGCCCGCGCGCGCCGAATGGCAGCTGTCGGACGATCCGGCCTACGTGCACCTGTGCACCAACGAGACGATCGACGGCGTCGAGACGTTCGAGATCCCGGATCTCGGCGACGTGCCGCTGGTCGCCGATGTCTCGTCGCACATCCTGTCGCGCCCGATGGACGTCGCGAAGTACGGCGTGTTGTTCGGCGGCGCGCAGAAGAACATCGGGATGGCCGGCGTGACGGTCGTGATCGTGCGCGAGGATCTGCTCGATCGCGCGCTGTCGATCTGCCCATCCGCATTCGAATGGAAGACCATCGCCGCGAACAACTCGCTGTACAACACGCCGCCCACCTACGCGATCTACATCGCGGGCCTCGTGTTCCAGTGGCTGAAGCGGCAGGGCGGCCTCGAAGCGATCGAGGCCCGCAACATCGAAAAATCGAAGCTGCTCTACGACACGATCGACGCGAGCAGCTTCTATCTGAACAAGGTCGAGCCGGCAGCACGTTCGCGGATGAACGTGCCGTTTTTCCTGGCCGACGAAACGCGCAACGAAGACTTCCTTGCCGGCGCAAAGGCGCGCGGGCTGCTGCAGCTGAAGGGCCACAAGTCCGTCGGCGGCATGCGGGCGTCGATCTACAACGCGGTGCCGCTCGAGGGCGTGAAGGCGCTCGTCGAGTACATGAAGGACTTCGAGCAGCGCGGCGCCTGA
- a CDS encoding DUF4148 domain-containing protein, which produces MKSFVQAVVVAAALVAPVVSFAQSGSTLTRAQVRAELVQLQQAGYNTARGEDPHYPEAIQAATARIAEQQRSALAQAQGADASGYGAQAQGASASGSRAMGVRPASAEEMKSLYRGS; this is translated from the coding sequence ATGAAGTCGTTCGTTCAAGCCGTTGTCGTTGCCGCTGCTCTCGTTGCCCCGGTCGTGTCGTTCGCCCAGTCGGGTTCGACGCTCACCCGTGCGCAGGTTCGTGCCGAACTGGTTCAACTCCAGCAGGCCGGTTACAACACCGCCCGCGGCGAAGATCCGCATTATCCGGAAGCGATCCAGGCCGCAACGGCCCGTATCGCGGAGCAGCAGCGCAGCGCGCTGGCGCAAGCGCAAGGCGCCGACGCCAGCGGCTATGGTGCGCAGGCACAGGGCGCTTCGGCGTCCGGATCGCGCGCCATGGGCGTGCGCCCGGCCAGCGCGGAAGAAATGAAGTCGCTGTATCGCGGCAGCTAA
- the ubiG gene encoding bifunctional 2-polyprenyl-6-hydroxyphenol methylase/3-demethylubiquinol 3-O-methyltransferase UbiG, translating into MTNADPHELQKFSDLAHRWWDPNAEFKPLHDLNPVRLGWIDAHAHLAGKRALDIGCGGGILSESMAGLGAQVKGIDLSTEALGVADLHSLESGISVEYEAIAAEAIAAREPGTYDVVTCMEMLEHVPSPGDIVAACATLVKPGGWVFFSTLNRNLKSYLFAVIGAEYIAQMLPKGTHDYARFIRPSELAGFVRATDLHIVEIKGITYHPIGKRFALSNDTDINYLVACRRGA; encoded by the coding sequence ATGACCAACGCCGATCCGCACGAACTCCAGAAATTCAGCGACCTCGCCCACCGATGGTGGGATCCGAATGCCGAATTCAAACCGCTGCACGACCTGAACCCGGTCCGGCTCGGCTGGATCGACGCGCATGCGCACCTGGCCGGCAAGCGCGCACTCGACATCGGCTGCGGCGGCGGCATCCTGTCCGAATCGATGGCCGGGCTCGGCGCCCAGGTCAAAGGCATCGACCTGTCGACCGAAGCGCTCGGCGTGGCCGACCTGCACAGCCTCGAAAGCGGCATTTCGGTCGAGTACGAGGCGATCGCGGCCGAAGCGATCGCCGCGCGCGAACCGGGCACCTACGACGTCGTCACGTGCATGGAAATGCTCGAGCACGTACCGTCTCCCGGCGACATCGTGGCCGCGTGCGCGACGCTCGTGAAACCGGGCGGCTGGGTGTTCTTCTCGACGCTGAACCGCAACCTGAAGTCCTACCTGTTCGCCGTGATCGGCGCGGAATACATCGCGCAAATGCTGCCGAAGGGCACGCACGATTACGCGCGGTTCATCCGCCCGTCGGAACTGGCCGGCTTCGTGCGCGCGACGGATCTGCACATCGTCGAGATCAAGGGCATCACGTACCACCCGATCGGCAAGCGCTTCGCGCTGTCGAACGACACCGATATCAACTACCTGGTTGCGTGCCGTCGCGGCGCGTGA
- the ompA gene encoding outer membrane protein OmpA — protein sequence MNKLSKLAFIAATAVMAASASAQSVPASRQAVNDNWVNGTGEWVWMNGTNELCWRDAFWTPATANAKCDGALVAQAPQPPVAPVAPAITSQKITYQADALFDFDKATLKPLGKQKLDELASKIEGMNTEVVVATGYTDRIGSDKYNDRLSLRRAQAVKSYLVSKGVPANKIYTEGKGKRNPVTTGCNQKNRKQLIACLAPDRRVEVEVVGTQQVQKTTVPAN from the coding sequence ATGAATAAACTTTCAAAGCTCGCGTTCATTGCAGCTACCGCAGTTATGGCTGCATCCGCTTCGGCACAGTCGGTGCCGGCGTCGCGTCAAGCCGTCAATGACAACTGGGTGAACGGCACGGGCGAATGGGTGTGGATGAACGGCACGAACGAGCTCTGCTGGCGCGATGCGTTCTGGACGCCGGCCACCGCCAACGCGAAGTGCGATGGCGCACTGGTCGCCCAGGCACCGCAGCCGCCGGTCGCTCCGGTCGCTCCGGCCATCACGAGCCAGAAGATCACGTATCAAGCTGACGCACTGTTCGACTTCGACAAGGCAACGCTCAAGCCGCTGGGCAAGCAAAAGCTGGACGAACTGGCTTCGAAGATCGAAGGCATGAACACGGAAGTGGTCGTCGCAACGGGCTACACGGACCGCATCGGTTCGGACAAGTACAACGACCGTCTGTCGCTGCGCCGTGCGCAAGCCGTGAAGTCGTACCTGGTCAGCAAGGGTGTGCCGGCCAACAAGATCTACACGGAAGGCAAGGGCAAGCGCAACCCGGTTACGACTGGCTGCAACCAGAAGAACCGCAAGCAACTCATCGCCTGCCTCGCACCGGACCGCCGCGTGGAAGTCGAAGTGGTTGGTACGCAGCAAGTGCAGAAGACGACCGTTCCGGCAAACTAA
- a CDS encoding DUF2059 domain-containing protein, which yields MQKQFKQLVLLAALVPTFAMAQALSNSAPAAPAAAAPIDADKKAAIKDLLDAIDAPKLVSAIGNSAEMQAKQLVPAILSDALSENKTLNDKQKQAAVPTLQKNAVPKLVDGAGKVFGTQQFQSDAMSAQYDAYAKYYSTSEIKDLTTFYKSPTGRKFIQVQDQVGRDVVNGLMQKYMPQAIQATRTQADKEVAAVKPGK from the coding sequence ATGCAAAAGCAATTCAAGCAACTGGTTCTGCTGGCTGCACTGGTGCCGACGTTCGCGATGGCGCAAGCGCTGTCGAATTCCGCACCGGCAGCTCCGGCGGCAGCTGCGCCGATCGACGCCGACAAGAAGGCAGCGATCAAGGATCTGCTCGACGCGATCGACGCGCCGAAGCTCGTGTCGGCAATCGGCAACAGCGCCGAAATGCAGGCCAAGCAGCTCGTGCCGGCCATCCTGTCGGACGCGCTGTCGGAAAACAAGACGCTGAACGACAAGCAGAAGCAGGCTGCCGTTCCGACGCTGCAGAAGAACGCGGTGCCGAAGCTGGTCGACGGCGCAGGCAAGGTGTTCGGTACGCAACAGTTCCAGAGCGACGCGATGTCGGCTCAGTACGACGCATACGCGAAGTACTACAGCACGTCGGAGATCAAGGATCTGACGACGTTCTACAAGAGCCCGACGGGCCGCAAGTTCATCCAGGTTCAGGATCAGGTCGGTCGCGACGTGGTCAACGGCCTGATGCAGAAGTACATGCCGCAAGCGATCCAGGCAACGCGTACGCAGGCTGACAAGGAAGTCGCAGCAGTCAAGCCGGGCAAGTAA
- a CDS encoding formate dehydrogenase beta subunit, translating to MTTRIYVPRDSSALALGADALAAAIVAEAERRGVAVELIRNGSRGLLWLEPLVEVGTAAGRVGYANLSAADVPALFDAGWLEGGTHPSGVGLVDALPYLARQQRLTFARIGLTDPLSIDDYLQHGGLAGLKNALALDGDAACETLIESGLRGRGGAAFPAGIKWRTVRQARAAQKYIVCNADEGDSGTFSDRLLMECDPYCLIEGMIIAGVATGATVGYIYVRSEYPHAIATLEAAIVRAREAGWLGEHVLGSAHAFELHVAKGAGSYVCGEETALLESLEGKRGVVRAKPPLPALAGLFGQPTVINNVITLATAPVIFARGAAFYRDYGMGRSRGTLPFQLAGNIRHGGLVELAFGVTLRELLFDFGGGTASGRPARAAQVGGPLGTYLPDHQWDVPLDYEAYTAIGAVVGHGGIVLHDDTSNLAELAEYAMKFCAIESCGKCTPCRIGSTRGVETIARIRHGDTSERQVTLLRDLCDTMLAGSLCAMGGMTPYPVLSALDHFPEDFGLAAGKDAASGPVKAAA from the coding sequence ATGACGACCCGCATCTACGTTCCGCGCGATTCGTCCGCGCTGGCGCTCGGCGCCGACGCGCTCGCCGCCGCGATCGTGGCCGAAGCCGAACGGCGCGGCGTCGCGGTCGAACTGATCCGCAACGGTTCGCGCGGGCTGCTGTGGCTCGAGCCGCTCGTCGAGGTCGGGACGGCCGCGGGCCGCGTCGGCTATGCGAACCTGTCGGCCGCCGACGTGCCGGCCCTGTTCGACGCCGGCTGGCTCGAAGGCGGCACGCATCCGAGCGGCGTCGGCCTCGTCGACGCGCTGCCCTACCTCGCCCGTCAGCAGCGGCTCACGTTCGCGCGGATCGGCCTGACCGATCCGCTGTCGATCGACGACTATCTGCAACACGGCGGCCTCGCCGGCCTGAAGAACGCACTGGCGCTCGACGGCGATGCCGCATGCGAGACGCTGATCGAATCGGGGCTGCGCGGCCGCGGCGGCGCGGCGTTCCCGGCCGGCATCAAGTGGCGTACCGTACGGCAAGCACGCGCCGCGCAGAAATACATCGTCTGCAACGCGGACGAAGGCGATTCGGGCACGTTCTCCGACCGCCTGCTGATGGAATGCGATCCGTACTGCCTGATCGAAGGAATGATCATCGCGGGCGTCGCCACCGGCGCGACGGTCGGCTACATCTACGTGCGCAGCGAATACCCGCACGCGATCGCGACGCTCGAAGCCGCGATCGTCCGCGCGCGTGAAGCCGGCTGGCTCGGCGAGCACGTGCTCGGCTCCGCGCATGCGTTCGAGCTGCACGTCGCGAAAGGCGCTGGCTCGTACGTATGCGGCGAGGAAACGGCGCTGCTCGAATCGCTCGAGGGCAAGCGCGGCGTCGTGCGCGCGAAGCCGCCGCTGCCCGCGCTCGCGGGCCTGTTCGGCCAGCCGACCGTGATCAACAACGTGATCACGCTCGCGACCGCGCCCGTGATCTTCGCGCGCGGCGCCGCGTTCTATCGCGACTACGGGATGGGCCGCTCGCGCGGCACGCTGCCGTTCCAGCTTGCCGGCAACATCCGTCACGGCGGCCTCGTCGAACTCGCATTCGGCGTCACGCTGCGCGAGCTACTGTTCGACTTCGGCGGCGGCACGGCCAGCGGCCGGCCGGCGCGCGCCGCGCAGGTCGGCGGCCCGCTCGGCACCTATCTGCCCGACCACCAGTGGGACGTGCCGCTCGACTACGAGGCATACACGGCGATCGGCGCGGTCGTCGGCCACGGCGGCATCGTACTGCACGACGACACGTCGAATCTCGCCGAGCTGGCCGAATACGCGATGAAGTTCTGCGCGATCGAATCGTGCGGCAAGTGCACGCCGTGCCGGATCGGTTCGACGCGCGGCGTCGAGACGATCGCGCGGATTCGCCACGGCGATACGTCGGAGCGGCAGGTCACGCTGTTGCGCGACCTGTGCGACACGATGCTCGCCGGCTCGCTGTGCGCGATGGGTGGCATGACCCCGTACCCGGTGCTGTCCGCGCTCGACCATTTCCCCGAAGATTTCGGGCTCGCTGCCGGCAAGGATGCCGCGTCGGGTCCGGTCAAGGCTGCGGCCTGA
- the gph gene encoding phosphoglycolate phosphatase (PGP is an essential enzyme in the glycolate salvage pathway in higher organisms (photorespiration in plants). Phosphoglycolate results from the oxidase activity of RubisCO in the Calvin cycle when concentrations of carbon dioxide are low relative to oxygen. This enzyme is a member of the Haloacid Dehalogenase (HAD) superfamily of aspartate-nucleophile hydrolase enzymes (PF00702).), with protein sequence MTTPLSTARIADEPRLLHCDAVLFDLDGTLADTAPDLAAAVNKMQRERGLPETSLDVLRPLASAGARGLLGGAFGIDPHTPGYEAMRDEFLANYATDLCVHTTLFPGIGDVLDELDARGVRWGIVTNKAMRLTAPLVDLLGLAPRAACVVGGDTTPHSKPHPAPLLHAAEQLTLAPERIVYVGDDLRDIQAGSAAGMATVAAAYGYCGDGIAPANWQAQHLVGTTQELRHLLRDVGL encoded by the coding sequence ATGACGACTCCCCTTTCGACCGCGCGGATCGCAGACGAACCGCGCCTGTTGCACTGCGATGCGGTTCTGTTCGATCTGGATGGCACGCTCGCCGACACGGCGCCTGACCTCGCGGCAGCCGTCAACAAGATGCAGCGCGAGCGCGGCCTGCCCGAAACGTCGCTCGACGTGTTGCGGCCGCTGGCCTCGGCCGGCGCACGCGGCCTGCTCGGCGGCGCGTTCGGCATCGATCCTCATACGCCCGGCTACGAAGCGATGCGCGACGAGTTCCTGGCCAACTACGCGACCGATCTGTGCGTGCATACGACGCTGTTCCCCGGCATCGGCGACGTGCTCGACGAACTCGATGCGCGCGGCGTGCGCTGGGGCATCGTCACGAACAAGGCGATGCGGCTCACCGCACCGCTCGTCGATCTGCTCGGCCTCGCGCCGCGCGCCGCCTGCGTCGTCGGGGGCGACACAACACCGCACTCGAAACCGCATCCGGCCCCGCTGCTGCATGCCGCCGAGCAACTGACACTCGCGCCCGAGCGTATCGTCTACGTGGGTGACGACCTGCGCGACATCCAGGCCGGCAGCGCCGCCGGCATGGCTACGGTCGCGGCCGCATACGGCTATTGCGGCGACGGTATCGCGCCGGCCAACTGGCAGGCCCAGCACCTCGTCGGCACGACGCAGGAACTGCGGCACCTGCTGCGCGATGTTGGGCTATAA
- a CDS encoding NAD(P)H-dependent oxidoreductase subunit E, with amino-acid sequence MSPNSPAPDVLVERHARAGRSLVAILHAIQDDAGYVPPGCVAPLAKALNLSRAEVHGVLTYYHHFRTTPPARVTIQMCRAEACRSMGCETLAAHAEARTGCRFDAAHGDAVAPRTPDDIALESVYCLGLCAQSPSMTVNGELHAKVTPEKFDALLADAVAHTPEAA; translated from the coding sequence ATGTCCCCGAATTCCCCTGCGCCCGACGTGCTCGTCGAGCGCCATGCGCGCGCCGGCCGGTCGCTCGTCGCGATCCTGCACGCGATCCAGGACGACGCGGGCTACGTGCCGCCAGGCTGCGTCGCGCCGCTCGCCAAGGCGCTGAACCTGTCGCGCGCGGAAGTGCACGGCGTCCTGACCTACTACCACCACTTCCGCACCACGCCGCCCGCCCGCGTGACGATCCAGATGTGCCGCGCCGAAGCGTGCCGCAGCATGGGCTGCGAAACGCTCGCCGCCCACGCGGAAGCCCGCACCGGCTGCCGGTTCGATGCCGCGCACGGCGATGCCGTCGCGCCCCGTACGCCGGACGACATCGCGCTCGAATCGGTCTATTGCCTCGGACTGTGCGCACAATCGCCGTCGATGACGGTCAACGGCGAGCTCCACGCCAAGGTCACGCCGGAGAAGTTCGACGCGCTGCTGGCCGACGCGGTCGCCCACACGCCGGAGGCCGCATGA